Below is a genomic region from Bdellovibrionota bacterium.
TGATCGAACAAATCTACCGTGTGCTCTCTTGGCGCGCGGGCAGCCCGTATCACCATCCATGATTCCGCGGCGCGTTCCGCTCATATTCGGTACGGCGTCCTTGGTAGTCTTCGGCTGGGCGCTCGCGAATCCGTACTATTTCGACGACGTCATGGTCCTCCGAGACAATGTTTGGCTTCGGCAGCTCAACGATCCATTGATTTGGTTTCGAAGTTTTTTTATCGATAGCAATCACCTTTTTAGCGGTTATCGCCCAACACTCATGCTGAGCTTCTGGGCAAATCTAGCCTTGCTCGGGGACAGCCCGCTCTCCTTGCGCATCGGCAATCTGATTCTGCACACGACGAACGCGATCCTCCTGTTCGCCTTGATACACCGCCTGTCCAATTCCGAGGCAAATTTTCCCGTCGCCTGGATGGCGGGCCTTCTTTTTCTGACTCATCCGCTTCAGACGCTCGGGATCAATTTTCTTTGGAAACGAAGCTCCCTCCTCGAAGCCACCCTCCTTCTCACGGCCATGCTTCTTCACGTGAACGAACGAAACCGTTCGCGATATCGGGGAAAAATTGTCGCGATACAGATCCTCCTTTTCGTATCGGCAATCACGACGAAAGAATCGGGTTTGATTCTGCCTTTGTTGTTCTTGTCCTTGGATTTCTTCTTCTTCGGCATTCCCTCCGCTTTTCGACAAAGAGCGACACGCCTCCTCTATTTCTCTATTTTCGTGATTGGCGGCCTTTTCACTTGGGTGCGCCTGTTCCATATGCCTTCCTGGCTTGCGGCCCATCATGCGACACTACCCGATCGGCGGTTGGTTTCGGCCTCCGCGTACGTTCTTCAACAAATTTCCGTGGTCCCTCAATACCTGGGCCAATGGTTGCTCCCGCGGCCGCTCCTCTTTGACGACCCGCTTCTCGTTACCGGATTTCCCTGGCGAGGCGCTTTGCTTTGCGTTTTGCTGGCCACCGGATCCATTTTTCCGATCGTTCGATACCGGCGCGAACCGTTACTTTCTTTCGCCGTCGCGCTGTTTTGGTTGGTTCTAAGCCCCACCCTCGGGCCGACGCCACTTTATTTCGTGATGGACCCAATCCGCCTTTATCTGCCCATCGCCGGTTTATCGATTCTTGTCGCCGTGACGCTCTCTTCTCTTCGTCCGAAACTCGGGTGGATTCTTTTCATTTTGCTCGCTCTCCTTTCAAGCGTTCGATCGGTGATTCAAAATCAGCGATACAGCCATCCCGATCTGATCTGGCGTGACGTGGCCGACACCTATCCCCGGAGCGGATTGGCGTGGGAGGGCTTAGGAGCGGTTTTGCAGGCCGACGGACGGTTTCAGGACTCTGCGGAGGCATACCGTGAGGCAGCGAGAGTCGAGCCGGGAAATCATATTTACGCCGTAGACGCCCTCTACTCCGCGTTTCAAGCGGGGATGCCCAAAGACGAACTCGCGAGTCAGATTCACGTCATTTCAACGTCGAAGCTGGACGTGCGGCGCCTGGTCAATCTCGCGATCGTCGAAGCTCAGGTCGGAGAAACCAAACTCGCCGAAGAACATTTCCGCCTCGCCATCGAAACCTTTCCGCAGTTTGGTCTTTCCTATTTGAATTACGGCATCCTTTTGGAAAAGAGTGGGAGGAAAGAGGAAGCTCGGCGCGCATTTCATCAAGCCCTCGCTCGGCTCCCCGATCATCCGGCCGCCCGAGCGGGACTCCAACGCCTGGAGTAGGTTGATTTTTGGCATGAATGCCGCTACTACGTTGGCGCTATGACGGATCGTTTTTCGATTACAAAGGAAACCCGCTGCCGTATTGAATAGGAAAGGAGATTTTTCAAATGGCTCATGCACCTCAATTTCTCAACATCGTCAATGATGCAAAGAAACGAATTAAGGAACTGACCGTCGACCAAGCGGCGGACAAGATGAAGCGCGACCAGCGATTCTCGTTGATCGACGTGCGCGAGGAGAGCGAATGGAACGCCGGCCATATTAAGGGGGCCGTACATCTCGGAAAGGGGATCATCGAACGGGACATTGAAGCGAAAGTCCCGGACAAGAAGACGGAGATCGTTCTTTATTGCGGCGGAGGTTTCCGTTCCGCACTGGCCGCCGATAATTTACAAAGGATGGGTTACACGAACGTCTATTCCATGGACGGCGGCTGGCGGGGCTGGACGGAAAAGAAACTCCCGACCGA
It encodes:
- a CDS encoding tetratricopeptide repeat protein, whose protein sequence is MIPRRVPLIFGTASLVVFGWALANPYYFDDVMVLRDNVWLRQLNDPLIWFRSFFIDSNHLFSGYRPTLMLSFWANLALLGDSPLSLRIGNLILHTTNAILLFALIHRLSNSEANFPVAWMAGLLFLTHPLQTLGINFLWKRSSLLEATLLLTAMLLHVNERNRSRYRGKIVAIQILLFVSAITTKESGLILPLLFLSLDFFFFGIPSAFRQRATRLLYFSIFVIGGLFTWVRLFHMPSWLAAHHATLPDRRLVSASAYVLQQISVVPQYLGQWLLPRPLLFDDPLLVTGFPWRGALLCVLLATGSIFPIVRYRREPLLSFAVALFWLVLSPTLGPTPLYFVMDPIRLYLPIAGLSILVAVTLSSLRPKLGWILFILLALLSSVRSVIQNQRYSHPDLIWRDVADTYPRSGLAWEGLGAVLQADGRFQDSAEAYREAARVEPGNHIYAVDALYSAFQAGMPKDELASQIHVISTSKLDVRRLVNLAIVEAQVGETKLAEEHFRLAIETFPQFGLSYLNYGILLEKSGRKEEARRAFHQALARLPDHPAARAGLQRLE
- a CDS encoding rhodanese-like domain-containing protein; translation: MAHAPQFLNIVNDAKKRIKELTVDQAADKMKRDQRFSLIDVREESEWNAGHIKGAVHLGKGIIERDIEAKVPDKKTEIVLYCGGGFRSALAADNLQRMGYTNVYSMDGGWRGWTEKKLPTEK